The following are encoded together in the Williamwhitmania sp. genome:
- a CDS encoding DNA methyltransferase — protein sequence MAHLPHHFNLQEILWHYALKSLSLPIQPSILMAATQAKSFSQQLESLLKTHGIAGVVRDTLPLNGMEVSRYTGEFWTSRQRQANPLHEISYRACFKPQLPRFFIERLTQPSERVYDPFSGRGTTALEAALLGRIPTANDINPLSAIMVAPRFAPPTADEVKSRLSQLDLTAKASADTDLSMFYHPDTERELVNLRAYILEKEEKGSLDSIDRWIRMVATNRLTGHSTNFFSGYTFPPNQAVSAERQKLINIKREQIPPYKNVKEIILKKTKDLLKGISEKERSTLMESGSKALLLTGAAHATAAIAANSVALTVTSPPFLDVVQYSDDNWLRCWFNGIDAEAVAAGITMSKKVEDWNLVMQQVFHELFRITQPGGHVAFEVGEVKNGKIKLDEVVVPLGMAAGFTCEAIVINSQAFTKTANIWGVSNNAKGTNTNRIVVFRKGS from the coding sequence ATGGCGCATTTACCTCACCATTTCAACCTGCAGGAAATCCTGTGGCACTATGCCCTCAAATCGCTATCTTTACCCATTCAACCATCAATTCTCATGGCTGCGACACAGGCAAAGAGTTTCTCCCAACAGCTGGAATCACTTCTGAAAACCCATGGCATTGCGGGTGTGGTGCGCGACACCCTTCCCCTCAACGGCATGGAAGTGTCACGCTACACCGGGGAGTTCTGGACCTCGCGGCAACGACAGGCCAACCCGCTGCACGAAATATCGTACCGTGCCTGCTTTAAGCCACAGCTACCCCGATTCTTTATTGAGCGGCTAACGCAACCTAGCGAAAGAGTTTACGACCCCTTTAGCGGTCGCGGTACCACCGCACTGGAGGCGGCGCTGCTGGGAAGAATACCCACGGCAAACGATATCAACCCACTGAGCGCCATAATGGTGGCACCACGGTTTGCCCCACCCACTGCTGACGAGGTAAAGAGCCGTTTGTCGCAGCTGGACCTAACCGCAAAGGCAAGTGCCGACACCGACCTAAGCATGTTCTACCACCCCGACACCGAAAGGGAGTTGGTTAACCTTCGCGCCTATATTCTTGAAAAGGAAGAAAAAGGCTCCCTTGATAGCATCGACCGATGGATTCGCATGGTGGCAACCAACCGGCTTACGGGGCACTCCACCAACTTTTTCTCGGGCTACACCTTTCCGCCCAACCAGGCGGTAAGCGCCGAGCGGCAAAAGCTCATCAACATAAAGCGCGAGCAAATACCGCCCTACAAAAACGTAAAGGAGATTATCCTAAAAAAGACGAAGGATTTGCTGAAGGGCATTAGCGAGAAGGAGCGCTCCACCCTAATGGAATCGGGTAGCAAGGCGTTGCTGCTCACCGGCGCCGCACACGCTACGGCCGCCATTGCCGCCAACTCGGTTGCACTAACGGTTACCTCGCCACCCTTCCTCGACGTGGTGCAGTACTCCGACGACAACTGGCTTCGCTGCTGGTTCAACGGCATCGATGCAGAAGCAGTAGCAGCAGGCATAACCATGAGTAAAAAGGTGGAGGATTGGAACTTGGTGATGCAGCAGGTGTTTCACGAGCTGTTTCGAATAACCCAGCCGGGAGGGCACGTAGCCTTTGAGGTTGGCGAGGTAAAAAACGGTAAAATAAAGCTGGACGAGGTTGTTGTTCCGCTTGGCATGGCAGCAGGATTTACCTGCGAGGCCATCGTAATCAACAGCCAAGCCTTTACCAAAACCGCCAACATTTGGGGGGTAAGCAACAACGCAAAGGGAACCAATACCAATAGGATAGTGGTGTTTAGGAAAGGGAGTTAG
- the rlmF gene encoding 23S rRNA (adenine(1618)-N(6))-methyltransferase RlmF has translation MAGTAQSSSSAKPGLHPRNLHRFGYNFAELVGSSPELAAYLFVNQYGNESVDFANPNAVKALNRALLVHFYGVEGWDIPDGYLCPPIPGRADYIHHLADLLAFGNDGTIPRGHSVRGLDVGVGASCVYPVIGCREYGWRFVGADIDAVAIESSSRIVALNSFLAEAVECRQQPYSADIFRNIILPDERFDFTLCNPPFHASPQEAAAGTQRKLRNLGHSRGEKLVLNFGGQANELWCEGGEEAFIRNMITQSADFSHQCFWFTTLVSKGDILSSIHRALKAANVADMRLVTMEQGQKISRVVAWTFLSSQEQRQWRSERWSGATASR, from the coding sequence ATGGCTGGCACCGCTCAAAGCTCCTCATCGGCAAAGCCCGGACTACACCCGCGCAATCTCCATCGTTTTGGCTACAACTTTGCCGAGCTGGTTGGCAGTAGCCCCGAGCTGGCTGCCTACCTGTTTGTGAACCAGTATGGGAACGAGTCGGTTGACTTTGCCAACCCCAATGCGGTAAAGGCGCTAAACCGAGCCTTGCTGGTGCACTTCTATGGGGTTGAGGGTTGGGATATCCCCGATGGATACCTTTGTCCTCCCATTCCCGGACGAGCCGACTATATCCACCATTTGGCCGACCTGCTGGCTTTTGGCAACGACGGAACCATTCCGCGGGGCCATTCGGTTCGGGGGTTGGATGTTGGTGTGGGTGCCAGCTGCGTCTACCCCGTTATTGGCTGCCGTGAGTATGGCTGGCGCTTTGTGGGTGCCGATATTGATGCGGTGGCCATTGAATCGTCCAGCCGCATTGTGGCGCTCAACTCTTTTCTTGCCGAAGCGGTGGAGTGCAGGCAGCAGCCCTATTCGGCTGATATCTTCCGCAACATTATTCTTCCCGATGAGCGCTTCGACTTCACCCTTTGCAATCCACCCTTTCATGCCTCGCCCCAGGAGGCCGCTGCCGGAACCCAGCGCAAGCTGCGTAACCTTGGTCATAGCCGTGGTGAAAAGCTGGTGCTCAACTTTGGTGGCCAGGCCAACGAACTGTGGTGCGAAGGCGGGGAGGAGGCGTTTATTCGCAATATGATAACCCAAAGTGCCGATTTTTCGCACCAGTGCTTTTGGTTTACCACCTTGGTTTCCAAGGGTGATATCCTGTCCTCAATTCACCGCGCACTGAAGGCTGCCAATGTTGCCGACATGCGCCTTGTTACCATGGAGCAAGGACAGAAAATTAGCCGCGTGGTGGCGTGGACATTTCTCAGCAGCCAAGAGCAGCGGCAGTGGCGCAGTGAGCGATGGAGCGGCGCTACCGCAAGTCGGTAG
- a CDS encoding acyltransferase, which translates to MNEPLTFTTFFEYLTANGLFRFFVPMLFAISGFLYTLSDYKPYGVRTRKRLRTLGIPYLLWSAVGLALVFGMEHFAYTRNIIASTHMMQIDDTRIFLADYHWYDVLVRWILAPVPYQLWFIRVLLIYNIAYPAIRWCMTYRIARWVYFSLAGLLWWATVNVGLMEGEGLVFYGLGIWIAKTDFNIDTPTRWLSPKLWGPIFIGLSLVKTLLAFRGMAWLGDAVFPTLTIMHKLVELSGFVFCWYGFNMLVRWSIKREWFAHLSSYSFMIYGLHAPLVAFAIDSALQVIGAPDIRRMVAYILLPVVIIAFCIGVGALLKALSPKLYGLFTGGRGLG; encoded by the coding sequence GTGAATGAACCCCTAACCTTTACAACCTTTTTCGAATACCTTACGGCCAATGGCCTTTTTCGCTTCTTTGTCCCCATGCTCTTTGCCATTTCGGGCTTTCTCTATACCCTTAGCGACTATAAGCCCTACGGCGTGAGAACACGTAAGCGGCTTCGCACGCTTGGAATTCCCTACCTCTTGTGGAGTGCAGTGGGGCTTGCTCTTGTGTTTGGAATGGAGCACTTTGCCTATACCCGCAACATTATTGCCAGCACCCATATGATGCAGATTGATGATACCCGCATCTTCCTTGCCGATTACCACTGGTATGATGTGTTAGTCCGCTGGATATTAGCCCCCGTTCCCTACCAGCTGTGGTTTATTCGTGTGCTGCTCATTTACAACATTGCCTACCCCGCCATTCGGTGGTGCATGACCTACCGGATTGCTCGTTGGGTTTACTTCTCGCTTGCTGGGCTTCTTTGGTGGGCCACGGTTAACGTGGGGCTAATGGAGGGCGAGGGGCTGGTCTTTTACGGGCTGGGCATTTGGATTGCCAAAACCGATTTTAATATCGATACACCCACGCGTTGGCTTAGCCCAAAATTATGGGGGCCCATATTTATTGGGCTATCGCTGGTAAAGACTCTGCTAGCCTTTAGGGGAATGGCATGGCTGGGCGATGCCGTTTTTCCCACGCTCACCATAATGCACAAGCTGGTGGAGCTTAGTGGCTTCGTTTTCTGCTGGTATGGCTTCAACATGCTGGTAAGGTGGAGCATCAAGCGCGAGTGGTTTGCCCATCTCAGCTCCTACTCGTTCATGATTTACGGGCTCCATGCCCCCTTGGTGGCCTTTGCCATCGATAGCGCCCTGCAGGTGATTGGTGCGCCCGATATCCGCCGAATGGTGGCCTACATACTGCTTCCGGTGGTGATAATTGCCTTTTGTATTGGTGTGGGGGCACTGCTCAAGGCTCTCTCGCCTAAGCTTTACGGGCTGTTTACCGGTGGGCGTGGACTTGGCTAA
- a CDS encoding ferritin-like domain-containing protein yields MGKQSIKVASVDVNKLLEMLNAALSEEWLAYYQYWIGARLMEGPMRSEVEPELLLHATQELGHAVLVVNRIIQLGGTPVMNPNQWTKLARCSYDEPSDPYIEVILEQNLKGERCAIQRYQEIADFTNGKDHATHQMAVTILNEEVEHENDIEDWLTDILRMKEEFKKMRF; encoded by the coding sequence ATGGGAAAACAGTCGATTAAGGTTGCATCGGTGGATGTAAACAAACTTTTGGAAATGCTGAATGCCGCCCTCTCTGAGGAGTGGCTGGCCTACTACCAATACTGGATTGGTGCCCGCCTAATGGAGGGACCCATGCGCAGCGAGGTGGAACCCGAGCTGCTGCTGCACGCCACGCAGGAGCTTGGTCACGCCGTGCTGGTGGTGAACCGGATTATTCAGCTGGGCGGAACCCCCGTAATGAATCCCAACCAGTGGACCAAACTGGCCCGCTGCTCCTACGACGAGCCTTCGGACCCCTACATTGAGGTTATTCTGGAGCAGAACCTGAAGGGTGAACGCTGCGCCATACAGCGCTACCAGGAGATTGCCGACTTTACCAATGGCAAGGACCACGCTACCCACCAAATGGCCGTTACCATTTTAAACGAGGAGGTGGAGCACGAGAACGACATTGAGGATTGGCTTACCGATATTCTCCGAATGAAGGAGGAGTTTAAGAAGATGAGGTTCTAG